Proteins encoded by one window of Glycine soja cultivar W05 chromosome 15, ASM419377v2, whole genome shotgun sequence:
- the LOC114386234 gene encoding protein MAIN-LIKE 1-like → MVRARGLGRALGRVIGRGLGRENRDDSDDASQRRRPTPSARRQRKSVLVAADEPVVPAEEPVVGTNEPVVDANVHAKAAVDEPKGFPGGPSDPSVLIEYTEHVTTSVWSGELSSHGRKGQKLGRFVPAIEGLVAGTGLSPLIACSIDTGDQGLISSFVERWHRENSSFHLPMGEVTITLDDMASLLHLPIVGAFHIFQPLQVDETVLMLVDLLLVSGEAARAETTHCHEPYCWIHEHFLLVAECIADPDYDEVSPCACRWIATKKTVKIISTETYR, encoded by the exons atggttagggCTAGAGGCTTAGGTCGTGCCTTAGGTAGGGTTATTGGCAGAGGTCTGGGGAGAGAGAATCGTGATGATTCAGATGATGCTTCCCAGCGGCGAAGGCCTACACCATCAGCCCGTAGGCAACGAAAATCTGTCCTTGTTGCCGCGGATGAGCCTGTGGTACCTGCGGAAGAGCCTGTCGTAGGTACAAATGAGCCTGTGGTAGATGCGAACGTACATGCAAAGGCTGCTGTAGATGAGCCTAAGGGATTTCCAGGTGGACCAAGTGACCCATCGGTGCTTATTGAGTATACTGAGCATGTTACAACCAGCGTATGGAGCGGggag TTGTCCTCCCATGGGAGGAAGGGGCAGaaattaggtaggtttgttcctGCAATTGAGGGGTTAGTTGCTGGCACAGGACTAAGTCCTTTGATCGCATGTTCAATAGACACTGGCGATCAGGGACTTATATCCTcgtttgtggagaggtggcacagaGAGAATAGTAGTTTCCATCTTCCTATGGGGGAGGTTACCATCACCCTAGACGACATGGCgtctcttcttcatcttcccatTGTCGGCGCCTTCCATATCTTCCAGCCTCTGCAAGTCGACGAGACGGTGTTGATGTTGGTTGACTTACTACTGGTCTCAGGAGAGGCAGCCAGGGCTGAGACAACACATTGTCATGAACCATAC TGTTGGATACATGAGCACTTTTTGTTAGTTGCGGAGTGCATCGCTGATCCGGACTATGACGAGGTGTCACCATGTGCATGTCGGTGGATTGCTACGAAGAAGACCGTGAAGATCATATCCACAGAGACGTACAGGTAG